A genomic stretch from Carassius auratus strain Wakin unplaced genomic scaffold, ASM336829v1 scaf_tig00027845, whole genome shotgun sequence includes:
- the LOC113079369 gene encoding rhodopsin, with translation MNGTEGDMFYVPMSNATGIVRSPYDYPQYYLVAPWAYACLAAYMFFLIITGFPVNFLTLYVTIEHKKLRTPLNYILLNLAISDLFMVFGGFTTTMYTSLHGYFVFGRVGCNLEGFFATLGGEMGLWSLVVLAFERWMVVCKPVSNFRFGENHAIMGVVFTWFMACTCAVPPLVGWSRYIPEGMQCSCGVDYYTRAPGYNNESFVIYMFIVHFIIPLIVIFFCYGRLVCTVKEAAAQQQESETTQRAEREVTRMVVIMVIGFLICWIPYASVAWYIFTHQGSEFGPVFMTLPAFFAKTAAVYNPCIYICMNKQFRHCMITTLCCGKNPFEEEEGASTTASKTEASSVSSSSVSPA, from the coding sequence ATGAACGGTACAGAGGGAGATATGTTCTACGTGCCTATGTCCAATGCCACTGGCATTGTTAGGAGCCCGTACGACTATCCCCAGTACTACCTGGTGGCGCCATGGGCATACGCCTGCCTGGCCGCGTACATGTTCTTCCTGATTATCACTGGCTTCCCCGTCAACTTCCTCACTCTGTACGTCACCATCGAGCACAAGAAGTTGCGTACACCTCTCAACTACATTCTGCTGAACCTTGCCATTTCCGACCTCTTCATGGTGTTCGGTGGCTTCACCACAACGATGTACACCTCATTGCATGGCTACTTCGTTTTTGGACGCGTCGGCTGCAACCTCGAAGGATTCTTCGCGACCCTGGGTGGTGAAATGGGCCTTTGGTCCCTGGTGGTGCTTGCCTTTGAGAGGTGGATGGTCGTCTGTAAGCCTGTGAGCAACTTCCGCTTCGGAGAGAACCACGCCATCATGGGTGTTGTCTTCACCTGGTTCATGGCTTGCACCTGTGCCGTGCCTCCCCTGGTCGGCTGGTCCCGTTACATCCCCGAGGGCATGCAGTGCTCATGCGGAGTCGACTATTACACTCGTGCCCCAGGCTACAACAATGAGTCCTTCGTCATCTACATGTTTATCGTCCACTTCATTATTCCGCTCATCGTCATATTCTTCTGCTATGGCCGTCTTGTCTGCACCGTCAAAGAAGCCGCTGCCCAGCAGCAGGAGTCCGAGACCACCCAGAGGGCTGAGCGCGAGGTCACCCGCATGGTCGTCATCATGGTCATTGGCTTCTTGATTTGCTGGATCCCCTATGCCAGTGTGGCCTGGTATATTTTCACCCACCAGGGAAGCGAATTTGGGCCTGTCTTCATGACACTGCCAGCCTTCTTTGCCAAGACTGCTGCTGTCTACAACCCCTGCATCTACATCTGCATGAACAAGCAGTTCCGTCACTGCATGATCACCACCCTGTGCTGTGGCAAGAACCCCTTCGAGGAGGAAGAGGGCGCCTCCACTACTGCATCCAAGACCGAGGCTTCGTCTGTGTCTTCCAGCTCCGTCTCCCCTGCATAA